A DNA window from Solanum lycopersicum chromosome 3, SLM_r2.1 contains the following coding sequences:
- the LOC101263200 gene encoding nuclear transcription factor Y subunit C-4-like, which translates to MENNSEKSTVNATQSVDAYSTISHLNIEKIEQEYMEMFWTDQEREMEKIDNFKNNLLVSPNRIKNIMKTNKDVRRITSESPVLLAKACDFFIQELTLRSWLNAQENHRRILKKKDVTDVIKRNDNLNFLFDDDVNSTGGNNGHT; encoded by the coding sequence ATGGAAAACAACTCTGAGAAATCCACAGTGAATGCAACTCAATCCGTTGATGCGTACTCAACGATTTCTCATCTTAACATTGAAAAGATTGAGCAAGAATATATGGAGATGTTTTGGACAGACCAGGAGagagaaatggagaaaattgaCAATTTCAAGAACAATCTGCTAGTTTCACCTAACCGTATCAAAAACATCATGAAGACGAACAAGGATGTCCGAAGGATCACTTCTGAATCGCCTGTTTTGCTTGCTAAGGCATGTGATTTTTTCATTCAAGAACTCACCCTTCGTTCCTGGCTTAACGCTCAAGAAAATCATCGACgtattttgaagaagaaagatgtcACTGATGTGATTAAGCGGAATGACAATTTGAAtttcctttttgatgatgatgttaattcCACTGGAGGCAACAATGGACATACATGA
- the LOC101265530 gene encoding nuclear transcription factor Y subunit C-1-like: MKNNSEKSIVNVAQSTGYPTLEMFWKSQQNQMENIKDFKDRLLLPPTRIKKIMKKNEDVRMVAGESPVLLAKACELFIQDLTLRSSLHAQENHRRILKKDDLTDVIVQTDYFDFLLDVVHRNGATDPFAPNSVPLYDAGRSNEEDGSDIQNPIRGN; the protein is encoded by the exons ATGAAAAATAACTCTGAGAAATCGATAGTGAATGTAGCTCAATCCACTGGATACCCTACGTTGGAGATGTTCTGGAAATCCCAACAGAATCAAATGGAGAACATTAAAGATTTCAAGGACAGGCTGCTACTTCCACCAACTCGTATCAAGAAGATCATGAAGAAGAACGAGGATGTCCGAATGGTCGCGGGTGAATCACCAGTTTTGCTGGCTAAGGCATGTGAGTTGTTCATTCAAGACCTCACCCTTCGTTCCTCGCTTCACGCTCAGGAAAATCATCGACGTATTCTGAAGAAGGATGACCTTACTGATGTGATTGTGCAGACTGACtattttgattttcttcttgatgTTGTTCATAGGAATGGTGCAACCGACCCTTTTGCACCAAATTCTGTTCCGTTATATGATGCTGGACGTAGCAATGAAGAGGATG GTTCTGATATTCAGAATCCGATTCGCGGTAATTAA